From Nycticebus coucang isolate mNycCou1 chromosome 6, mNycCou1.pri, whole genome shotgun sequence, the proteins below share one genomic window:
- the LOC128587540 gene encoding olfactory receptor 11H4 — MFFFFIGLRPMNRSATHVTEFVLLGFPGCWKIQIFLFSLFLMVYVLTLVGNGAIVCAVRCDPRLHTPMYFLLGNFAFLEIWYVSSTVPNMLTNILSQTKAISFSGCFLQFYFFFSLGTTECLFLAVMAYDRYLAICRPLHYPAIMTGRLCGMLVSFCWLTGFLGYPIPIFFISQLPFCGPNIIDHFLCDMDPLMALSCAPAPITEFIFYTQSSLVLFFTLTYILRSYTLLLRAVFRVPSAAGRQKAFSTCGSHLVVVSLFYGTVMVMYVSPTYGIPTWMQKILTLVYSVMTPLFNPLIYSLRNKDMKFALRNVLFGMRVSQNS, encoded by the coding sequence atgtttttcttcttcataggTTTGAGACCCATGAACAGGTCGGCAACACATGTGACTGAATTTGTTCTCCTCGGATTCCCTGGTTGCTGGAAGatacaaattttcctcttctctttgtttttgatggTTTATGTCTTGACCTTGGTGGGAAATGGGGCCATCGTCTGTGCAGTGAGATGTGACCCACGACTACACACTCCCATGTACTTTCTGCTGGGAAACTTTGCCTTCCTTGAGATCTGGTATGTTTCTTCCACTGTTCCTAACATGCTAACCAACATTCTCTCCCAGACCAAGGCCATCTCATTTTCTGGGTGTTTTCTCCAGTTCTACTTCTTCTTTTCACTGGGCACAACCGAATGTCTCTTTCTAGCAGTGATGGCTTATGATCGGTACCTGGCCATCTGCCGCCCACTGCATTACCCTGCCATCATGACCGGAAGGCTCTGTGGCATGCTAGTGTCTTTCTGTTGGCTCACTGGATTCCTTGGATACCCAATCCCCATTTTCTTCATCTCCCAACTCCCCTTCTGTGGCCCTAATATCATTGATCACTTCCTATGTGACATGGACCCACTGATGGCTCTCTCCTGTGCCCCAGCTCCTATTACTGAATTTATCTTTTATACTCAGAGTTCCCTTGTCCTCTTTTTCACTCTTACATACATTCTTCGATCCTATACCCTGTTACTCAGAGCTGTTTTTCGGGTCCCTTCTGCAGCTGGCCGGCAAAAGGCCTTTTCTACCTGTGGTTCTCATCTGGTTGTGGTGTCTCTCTTCTATGGGACAGTCATGGTAATGTATGTGAGCCCCACATATGGCATCCCAACTTGGATGCAGAAGATCCTCACATTGGTATATTCGGTTATGACTCCTCTCTTCAATCCCCTGATCTACAGTCTTCGTAATAAGGACATGAAATTTGCCCTGAGAAATGTTCTATTCGGAATGAGAGTTAGTCAAAATTCATGA